The Streptomyces laurentii genome contains a region encoding:
- a CDS encoding hypothetical protein (identified by MetaGeneAnnotator; putative;~sequence version:1) — translation MGTRSFIARPTGPATGSRYAGIYCHFDGYPDYQLPLLLGALRYRFNGDIDALRRHLIDAPHDWSNLGLDLLQGAPDHVLHQLDPHKALPPSTPLTDVITPDGKPAEPFLITERNSDGLD, via the coding sequence ATGGGCACCCGCAGCTTCATCGCCCGCCCCACCGGCCCCGCGACCGGCAGCCGGTACGCCGGCATCTACTGCCACTTCGACGGCTATCCCGACTACCAGCTCCCGCTGCTCCTCGGCGCCCTGCGCTACCGCTTCAACGGCGACATTGACGCCCTGCGCCGCCACCTGATCGACGCCCCGCACGACTGGAGCAACCTCGGCCTCGATCTTCTCCAAGGCGCCCCGGACCACGTGCTCCACCAGCTCGACCCTCACAAAGCACTCCCGCCCAGCACGCCTCTCACCGACGTCATCACCCCCGATGGCAAGCCCGCCGAACCGTTCCTCATCACCGAGCGCAACAGCGACGGTCTCGACTGA
- a CDS encoding hypothetical protein (identified by MetaGeneAnnotator; putative;~sequence version:1) — MPDITRPDHFLQLARTLDRVFDDLPQAEHLRRGDDISPAIHSVVSDIGYILTEISEELTTSNRHDYEGWGHGPAERFGTAALTQCAPPLGTALAHLGRIVDRLGFLHENVRHSSTARTPTPGDVRLVLQEHLDHVGTALRTAAQQLRGTATQLSRTTSSHARATSARNTHAQPPSPIPAPASSPGPR; from the coding sequence ATGCCTGACATCACCCGACCTGACCACTTCCTCCAGCTCGCGCGGACTCTCGACAGGGTCTTCGACGACCTCCCGCAAGCCGAGCACCTGCGCCGGGGCGACGACATCAGCCCCGCCATCCACTCGGTGGTCAGCGACATCGGCTACATCCTGACCGAGATCAGCGAAGAGCTGACCACCAGCAACCGCCACGACTACGAAGGCTGGGGCCACGGCCCCGCCGAACGCTTCGGCACCGCGGCCCTCACCCAGTGCGCGCCCCCGCTCGGCACCGCCCTCGCCCACCTCGGCCGCATCGTCGACCGTCTCGGCTTCCTCCACGAGAACGTCCGGCACTCCTCCACCGCGCGCACCCCCACGCCCGGCGACGTCAGGCTTGTCCTGCAGGAGCATCTCGACCACGTCGGCACCGCCCTGCGTACCGCCGCCCAACAGCTGCGCGGCACCGCCACACAGCTCTCCCGGACCACGTCGTCCCACGCCCGCGCCACCTCCGCCCGCAACACCCACGCCCAGCCGCCCTCGCCCATCCCCGCCCCGGCGTCCTCCCCGGGCCCGCGGTGA
- a CDS encoding regulatory protein (ATP binding site [chemical binding];~ATPases associated with a variety of cellular activities; smart00382;~The AAA+ (ATPases Associated with a wide variety of cellular Activities) superfamily represents an ancient group of ATPases belonging to the ASCE (for additional strand, catalytic E) division of the P-loop NTPase fold. The ASCE division also includes ABC; cd00009;~Walker A motif;~Walker B motif;~identified by MetaGeneAnnotator; putative;~regulatory protein [Streptomyces venezuelae ATCC10712]), which translates to MTTPGTPTSPARTKGGELRAKVARLLADRPADTLTIGDMARRLGHSHGAVRNAALTLVRRGEADQSGTGQPEFRANAKTAAAAQTAVISPPGTHSPRAQAATARTTAPATTAPRQTGPIRRAGGQLYHPRELADLPDVEALNRLRDADVPVLLYGPPGTGKTSLVEAAFPDLLTVAGDGDTTVGDLIGEYTQDDAGAYVFQYGPLVTAMTEGRALLIDDATLISPKVLAALYPAMDGRRQIQVKAHKGETIKAEPGFYVVAGHNPGVHGAVLTEALASRFSVQIQIGTDYDLALALKIDARVVRVARHLSRQVELGELGWAPQLRELLSYQKTEAVLGTNAALANLVGIAPLEDRDAVADAVIKAVGVREVAPLTLGKQLSASAVRRPPGITSSAHRGRSR; encoded by the coding sequence TTGACCACCCCCGGAACGCCTACCAGTCCAGCGCGCACCAAAGGCGGCGAACTACGGGCCAAGGTGGCCCGACTGCTGGCCGACCGGCCGGCGGACACGCTCACCATCGGGGACATGGCCAGGCGGCTGGGCCACTCCCACGGCGCCGTCCGCAACGCCGCCCTCACCCTGGTGCGACGCGGCGAGGCCGACCAAAGCGGAACCGGACAACCGGAGTTCCGCGCGAACGCGAAGACCGCCGCAGCCGCGCAGACCGCTGTGATCAGCCCACCGGGCACCCACTCTCCCCGCGCCCAGGCGGCCACGGCCCGCACGACCGCTCCCGCAACAACCGCACCCAGGCAGACCGGCCCGATCCGCCGCGCGGGGGGCCAGCTCTACCATCCCCGGGAGCTGGCTGACCTGCCCGACGTCGAGGCGCTGAACCGGCTGCGCGACGCCGACGTGCCGGTGCTGCTCTACGGCCCTCCGGGCACCGGCAAGACGTCGTTGGTGGAGGCTGCGTTCCCGGACCTGCTCACCGTCGCCGGTGACGGCGACACCACGGTCGGCGACTTGATCGGCGAGTACACACAGGACGACGCGGGAGCCTACGTCTTCCAGTACGGTCCGCTGGTCACCGCGATGACCGAAGGCCGCGCCCTGCTGATCGACGATGCCACCTTGATCTCACCGAAGGTCCTGGCAGCGCTGTATCCGGCGATGGACGGACGTCGGCAGATCCAGGTCAAGGCCCACAAGGGCGAGACCATCAAGGCCGAGCCGGGCTTCTACGTGGTGGCGGGCCACAACCCCGGCGTCCACGGCGCCGTTCTCACGGAGGCGCTCGCGAGCCGGTTCAGCGTGCAAATCCAGATCGGCACGGACTACGATCTCGCCCTGGCGCTGAAGATCGACGCCCGGGTGGTCCGGGTCGCCCGACACCTCTCCCGCCAAGTCGAACTCGGCGAGCTGGGCTGGGCCCCCCAGCTGCGAGAGCTGCTCAGCTACCAGAAGACCGAGGCCGTCCTCGGCACCAACGCCGCGCTCGCGAACCTGGTTGGCATCGCTCCCCTGGAGGATCGCGACGCGGTCGCCGACGCCGTCATCAAGGCTGTCGGCGTCAGGGAGGTCGCTCCCCTCACCCTCGGCAAGCAGCTTTCCGCCTCGGCCGTCCGGCGCCCCCCGGGCATCACCAGCTCCGCCCACCGGGGCCGCTCGCGATGA
- a CDS encoding glycosyl transferase family protein (Glycosyltransferase family A (GT-A) includes diverse families of glycosyl transferases with a common GT-A type structural fold; cl11394;~Glycosyltransferases involved in cell wall biogenesis [Cell envelope biogenesis, outer membrane]; COG0463;~glycosyl transferase family protein [Streptomyces scabiei 87.22];~identified by MetaGeneAnnotator; putative) codes for MGTRSARPRPGAAQPAEDRLANYARPARFPAARHPLTLPPQRRRHSLSSPQITVVITTPLRPERLPYLQQMHASRTRQTVPWKAVLVLDGADPDRVPAPVAADPRVRILALPRRVGAACARNFGLSLVTTEFVNWADDDDAFHDWSLGVRLEAFTERLGWVAGYSEDWLPDGSTRLWECPVPPGFHDASDVVTYGPRPEDTTPIGPTTILARTRLVRVAGGMGGLVQGEDYMAAVGTTALAPGVLLPLPVYKYRQHEGQMTRGARYDELELAARRDAHAFGHALRDVFVAARAVSA; via the coding sequence GTGGGGACGAGATCAGCTCGCCCCCGTCCAGGCGCCGCACAGCCCGCTGAAGACCGCCTCGCCAACTACGCCCGCCCCGCCCGCTTCCCGGCCGCGCGCCACCCGCTGACCCTCCCCCCTCAACGCAGGAGACACTCCCTGTCCTCCCCGCAGATCACCGTCGTCATCACCACCCCGCTCCGCCCCGAACGCCTGCCCTACCTACAGCAGATGCACGCGAGCCGCACCCGGCAGACCGTCCCGTGGAAGGCGGTCCTCGTCCTCGACGGCGCCGACCCCGACCGCGTCCCCGCCCCGGTCGCGGCCGACCCGCGCGTGCGGATCCTCGCGCTGCCCCGGCGGGTCGGCGCCGCCTGCGCCCGCAACTTCGGACTGAGCCTCGTCACCACCGAATTCGTGAACTGGGCCGACGACGATGACGCGTTCCACGACTGGAGCCTGGGCGTACGGCTGGAGGCGTTCACCGAACGTCTCGGATGGGTCGCCGGATACAGCGAGGACTGGCTGCCCGACGGCTCCACCCGCCTATGGGAGTGCCCGGTGCCGCCCGGCTTCCACGACGCCAGCGACGTCGTCACCTACGGGCCGCGCCCCGAGGACACCACCCCGATCGGGCCGACCACGATCCTGGCCCGCACCCGCCTCGTGCGCGTGGCCGGCGGCATGGGCGGCCTCGTCCAGGGCGAGGACTACATGGCGGCCGTCGGCACCACCGCCCTGGCACCCGGCGTGCTGCTGCCGCTGCCCGTGTACAAGTACCGCCAGCACGAAGGGCAGATGACGCGGGGCGCGCGGTACGACGAGCTCGAACTCGCCGCCCGGCGCGACGCCCACGCCTTCGGCCACGCCCTGCGCGATGTCTTCGTCGCGGCCCGGGCGGTCTCAGCGTGA
- a CDS encoding hypothetical protein (identified by MetaGeneAnnotator; putative;~sequence version:1), whose protein sequence is MTTVGQPHPPGSEVGPDPRFPYGALVAALTESVRSSGPREVAALLHQVLDANDGLLARTAEFFDATAARARAYDKNDGDDDAFYLAGDLADTAVRLRRLGEVLHVAPERMADLLPAPGHTTPSSSQPLPAPPPHPPSTTRRQGA, encoded by the coding sequence GTGACCACCGTCGGCCAGCCCCATCCGCCCGGCAGCGAGGTCGGGCCCGACCCCCGATTCCCGTACGGAGCCCTCGTGGCCGCCCTGACCGAATCCGTACGTTCCTCCGGCCCCCGCGAAGTGGCCGCCCTGCTGCACCAGGTCCTGGACGCGAACGACGGACTGCTCGCCCGGACCGCCGAGTTCTTCGACGCCACCGCTGCCCGGGCCCGCGCCTACGACAAGAACGACGGGGACGACGACGCCTTCTACCTCGCCGGCGACCTCGCCGACACCGCCGTCCGGCTGCGCCGCCTCGGCGAAGTCCTCCACGTCGCCCCCGAACGCATGGCGGACCTGCTTCCTGCCCCCGGCCACACGACGCCTTCCTCGTCTCAACCGCTGCCCGCGCCCCCGCCACACCCCCCTTCCACGACACGCCGCCAAGGAGCCTGA
- a CDS encoding hypothetical protein (identified by MetaGeneAnnotator; putative;~sequence version:1) — MSADGRPRLALPPPSAQSVIRSASGQPLQRIANPARTRTRTRTRTRTRTRTCTCTCTC, encoded by the coding sequence GTGAGCGCCGACGGGAGGCCCCGGTTAGCCCTGCCGCCGCCGTCGGCACAGTCCGTGATCCGCTCCGCCAGCGGCCAGCCTCTCCAGCGCATCGCCAACCCCGCCCGCACCCGCACCCGCACCCGCACCCGCACCCGCACCCGCACCCGCACCTGCACCTGCACCTGCACCTGTTGA
- a CDS encoding hypothetical protein (identified by MetaGeneAnnotator; putative;~sequence version:1) has product MADDQVEIARSGGEVDVHGPHDGLALDPLISRRSALPEAPAEPFMTIRHAITGEITTTGYNAAARRILLQSGFEETPGCACRATEPGTERTHGPARQPASCSSPTLPCTWTEPSVGR; this is encoded by the coding sequence GTGGCTGACGACCAGGTCGAGATCGCCCGCAGCGGCGGCGAAGTCGACGTCCACGGCCCGCACGACGGCCTCGCCCTCGACCCGCTCATAAGCAGGAGATCCGCCTTGCCCGAAGCACCAGCAGAGCCGTTCATGACTATCCGGCACGCCATCACCGGCGAGATCACCACCACCGGCTACAACGCCGCTGCCCGACGGATCCTGCTCCAGTCCGGCTTCGAAGAGACGCCAGGCTGCGCCTGCCGAGCGACCGAACCCGGTACGGAGCGGACACACGGGCCTGCTCGGCAGCCGGCGAGCTGCTCGTCGCCGACCCTCCCGTGCACCTGGACCGAGCCCTCGGTCGGCCGGTGA
- a CDS encoding hypothetical protein (identified by MetaGeneAnnotator; putative;~sequence version:1) yields the protein MTEHEQQSPPAAEIILSASASQGLVAIPVGEKYQWADTALRLTAGFERHETGIHTLRDITALQAVMPKLLRTARRHRAVVTAGTRPYIGDYATALAARLPGTWTANVEICAHPVWQGDWLPLLWDSGELVQAVEHRRVTCMAVLDNGTGTELLLIERPDHAEGHLLGAFASSTFDDSYENVFAPRSVVLVASPERAASLVAGQFLPAYERAVHARLLDAVEAGHTGIEQVRTARSDARQDALVRLDGQDVKDPANLFWRLRPHAAQLLDRTRASVAPGHPDTAALGRLHSLLNPPGYAARSSVLRVPPPPAPVTADDVRRWRADATVLLHHARLAMPPGPSAGASPVLVAPLRALPAPPASPPRGR from the coding sequence GTGACCGAGCACGAGCAGCAGTCGCCTCCCGCAGCCGAGATCATCCTGTCCGCCAGCGCCTCGCAGGGCCTGGTCGCCATACCCGTCGGCGAGAAGTACCAGTGGGCGGACACCGCACTGCGTCTCACAGCCGGGTTCGAGCGGCACGAGACCGGCATCCACACGCTGCGCGACATCACCGCGCTCCAGGCGGTGATGCCCAAACTCCTCCGCACCGCGCGCCGGCACCGCGCCGTCGTCACCGCGGGCACCCGCCCGTACATCGGCGACTACGCCACCGCCTTGGCCGCCCGTCTGCCCGGGACGTGGACGGCGAACGTGGAGATCTGCGCCCATCCGGTGTGGCAGGGGGACTGGTTGCCGCTGCTGTGGGACAGCGGCGAGCTGGTCCAGGCGGTGGAGCATCGCCGCGTCACGTGCATGGCCGTCCTCGACAACGGGACCGGCACCGAACTGCTCCTGATCGAACGTCCCGACCATGCCGAGGGCCATCTGCTCGGCGCCTTCGCGTCCAGCACGTTCGACGACAGCTACGAGAACGTCTTCGCCCCGCGCTCCGTCGTGCTGGTCGCCTCCCCCGAGCGTGCGGCATCCCTCGTCGCGGGGCAGTTCCTGCCGGCCTACGAACGGGCCGTTCACGCGCGTCTCCTGGACGCGGTCGAGGCCGGGCATACCGGGATCGAGCAGGTCCGCACCGCCCGAAGTGATGCCCGGCAGGACGCCCTCGTGCGCTTGGACGGCCAAGACGTCAAGGATCCCGCAAACCTGTTCTGGCGGCTGCGTCCCCACGCCGCGCAGCTACTGGACCGGACCCGCGCCTCCGTCGCCCCCGGCCACCCGGACACAGCGGCTCTGGGCCGGCTGCACTCCCTGCTCAACCCTCCGGGATACGCGGCGCGCTCCTCGGTGCTCCGTGTACCCCCGCCGCCGGCCCCGGTGACAGCCGACGACGTCCGCCGGTGGCGCGCCGACGCGACCGTGCTCCTGCACCACGCCCGGCTCGCCATGCCGCCCGGACCGTCGGCCGGAGCATCCCCGGTGCTCGTCGCGCCGCTCAGGGCTCTGCCCGCACCGCCCGCGAGCCCGCCGCGTGGCCGGTAG
- a CDS encoding hypothetical protein (identified by MetaGeneAnnotator; putative;~sequence version:1), whose product MPPHFHFGLHPEFGVVARPTAAVTPHLAHWYLIREMFEPVPGTPHLYQLTYPDRDPERRGRQAVHDLRRRGFEVQADYKLDPDRFAPSAAPHQADGPAVRRARIARAAATRSTRFSTITSPITVRMPEASALDLAARRRSRG is encoded by the coding sequence ATGCCCCCGCACTTCCACTTCGGCCTGCACCCCGAGTTCGGTGTCGTCGCCCGCCCGACCGCGGCGGTCACCCCGCACCTGGCCCACTGGTACCTGATCCGCGAGATGTTCGAACCCGTGCCCGGCACACCGCATCTGTACCAGCTCACCTACCCCGACCGTGATCCTGAGCGCCGCGGCCGGCAGGCCGTGCACGACCTGCGCCGGCGCGGCTTCGAGGTCCAGGCCGACTACAAGCTCGACCCCGATCGCTTCGCCCCGTCCGCTGCCCCGCACCAGGCCGACGGGCCGGCCGTACGCCGGGCCCGCATCGCCCGGGCGGCGGCCACCCGGTCCACCCGCTTCTCCACCATCACGTCGCCAATCACCGTCCGCATGCCCGAAGCGAGCGCCCTGGACCTCGCCGCCCGCCGGAGAAGTCGTGGCTGA